In Helianthus annuus cultivar XRQ/B chromosome 3, HanXRQr2.0-SUNRISE, whole genome shotgun sequence, a single window of DNA contains:
- the LOC110931322 gene encoding uncharacterized protein LOC110931322 produces MRNKRGQDPNLYCEFHKDTGHLTDDCFSLKQEIERALRDGKLTHLVKGGKRDFRQIQRRDEGPDNKKLRKLETHMVQGGPRRPRKNYNKRTQDDSWREKQVIFPVVRGGPREKRPIVIPGVIGHYQTDYIFIDPGSTADIIYEQCFNQFDQEDKARLEPVDYPLTGFCNEAVFPLGQISFPVLLSDGRNSRTEEVTFMVVPAHSRHDILLGRESQGDFSMICSAPHSAIGFPTETGIALIYASGRDDPSVMGNIVRKTETGENGIENNRAANYEASVKLI; encoded by the exons atgcgcaacaaaaggggtcaAGATCCCAATCTCTACTGTGAATTCCATAAGGATACGGGTCACCTCACCGACGACTGTTTCAGCCTGAAACAAGAAATTGAAAGAGCCCTAAGGGATGGAAAGCTCACTCACCTGGTCAAGGGCGGAAAGCGCGACTTCCGCCAAATCCAGAGAAGAGACGAAGGGCCGGATAACAAAAAACTCAGGAAGTTGGAGACCCACATGGTGCAAGGGGGCCCACGAAGACCAAGGAAAAATTACAACAAGCGTACACAAGATGATTCGTGGCGCGAAAAGCAAGTCATCTTCCCAGTTGTTAGAGGAGGCCCAAGGGAAAAGCGACCAATAGTCATCCCAGGAGTGATTGGTCATTACCAGACAGACTACATCTTCATCGATCCGGGGAGCACCGCGGACATCAtttacgaacaatgcttcaatcaatttgaccagGAGGACAAGGCGCGCTTGGAGCCAGTAGACTACccactaactggtttctgcaacgaggCCGTTTTTCCCCTGGGACAGATATCATTCCCGGTGTTACTCTCGGACGGGCGAAATTCAAGAACAGAAGAAGTCACTTTCATGGTGGTGCCTGCACACTCACGGCACGACATTCTCCTAGGGAGAGAGTCACAAGGAGACTTCAGCATGATTTGCTCTGCACCACACTCGGCCATCGGATTCCCAACGGAAACAGGCATCGCACTGATATACGCAAGtg GAAGGGATGATCCATCTGTAATGGGGAACATTGTTAGAAAGACAGAAACAGGAGAAAATGGAATTGAAAACAACCGAGCAGCAAATTATGAAGCTTCTGTCAAACTGATCTAG